Proteins from a genomic interval of Crassostrea angulata isolate pt1a10 chromosome 7, ASM2561291v2, whole genome shotgun sequence:
- the LOC128156372 gene encoding F-box/WD repeat-containing protein 5-like, translated as MEFEKETGLSMWDMLPDDIILHVFSFLSPFSVVRMSETCRRMNEIAFDEQLWRQHFYQYYRIPRSIGIAPGKTSWLQEFKRLYYHTPAVKGTIIKQHTDQVLHVSFSHNGKMFATCSKDGFIKVWNPKYPVKLKYKYDMRTLTWKYTQFSQFNRTDTLLLVSGVHFGSHSTSGEIAVFSLKGDFDLQARVINKPYDVFGTWYNDNYLLSGNLHLTGPLQSYSSIILNKGFQDIASEHESVVMGLYRFENQNASSIRTLLVAKCLTDSESELDPNCDTPENSIPEKCDTPANNPAICCPVLAKAKTSEKSAENASKKVQQVTVYENGALREKLIEVDAEVKNVHEINSTITYSQAYRDAEEDIASTSVEMETKSDTESSNGASGSSADLKMKTMKSTVSMKSMEGVCTECMLTDCEDHCNRGMYTSGSVFGYPLQSNILFNRDGSHVIEGKNPFPEEDNRQSNRKQQMDCSEKPVGSEDISDAPSTSKNSSQLPCQFPDKYLIFTRGSETFTPHQIGIKRMKSLEKVIGDKVQVMPNVEENLHGMDHQGYDTVDHVIDLHGHIIGLSLSPDDRYLYVNCRQWPKNYSIENPFYPPPIAQEIDIHVIDLMKMKRVGTMHQAHKAYTSNDECFFIFLDVSNEYVASGAEDKHGYIWDRHYGICLNKFPHNDVVNSVAFNPSDPETLVTVSDDQSIILWRSRNRDKQIRTQELRGMNSMCANS; from the exons ATGGAGTTTGAGAAAGAGACAGGACTGTCAATGTGGGACATGCTCCCAGATGACATCATTCTACATGTCTTCTCATTTCTATCACCATTCTCGGTGGTCAGGATGTCAGAAACTTGCag GAGAATGAATGAAATTGCGTTTGATGAACAGCTATGGAGACAACATTTCTATCAATATTATCGTATTCCTCGGAGCATTGGGATTGCTCCAGGCAAAACCTCCTGGCTGCAAGAGTTTAAAAGACTGTATTACCACACCCCAGCAGTGAAAGGAACCATCATCAAACAGCACACCGACCAGGTTCTTCATGTCAGCTTCTCCCACAATGGCAAGATGTTTGCAACCTGTTCTAAGGATGGCTTTATTAAG GTATGGAATCCCAAATACCCAgtaaaacttaaatataaatatgacatgcgAACTTTGACCTGGAAGTATACTCAGTTCTCGCAGTTCAACAGGACGGACACATTGTTGCTTGTGTCGGGCGTTCACTTTGGGAGTCATAGCACATCTGGGGAAATAGCAGTGTTCAGTCTGAAGG GTGATTTTGACCTTCAGGCCCGAGTAATAAACAAGCCGTACGATGTGTTCGGTACTTGGTACAATGACAACTACCTCCTATCTGGGAATCTGCATTTAACTGGTCCTCTCCAGTCATACTCATCTATCATTCTTAATAAG GGGTTTCAAGACATTGCATCAGAGCATGAGTCAGTAGTTATGGGACTTTATcgatttgaaaatcaaaatgcaaGTTCTATCAGGACACTTCTTGTGGCAAAATGTTTAACAGACTCTGAGAGTGAGCTAGATCCTAACTGTGATACTCCTGAAAACTCAATTCCTGAAAAATGTGATACCCCTGCGAACAATCCAGCTATATGTTGTCCTGTATTAGCTAAAGCTAAGACTTCAGAAAAATCTGCAGAAAATGCCAGTAAAAAAGTACAGCAAGTGACTGTGTATGAGAACGGAGCTTTAAGAGAAAAACTAATTGAAGTAGATGCAGAAGTGAAAAATGTTCACGAAATCAATAGCACCATCACATATAGTCAAGCTTACCGTGATGCTGAGGAAGACATCGCCTCTACAAGTGTGGAGATGGAAACCAAGTCTGACACAGAAAGCAGCAATGGAGCAAGCGGTTCTTCTGCAGacctgaaaatgaaaacaatgaaaagCACTGTTTCCATGAAAAGTATGGAAGGGGTGTGTACTGAATGTATGCTAACAGACTGTGAAGATCACTGCAATCGGGGGATGTACACAAGTGGATCCGTGTTTGGTTACCCCCTCCAGTCCAATATTCTGTTCAACAGGGATGGCTCTCATGTGATTGAGGGCAAGAACCCTTTCCCTGAAGAAGATAACCGACAGTCTAATAGAAAACAACAGATGGATTGTTCAGAAAAACCTGTTGGCTCAGAGGACATATCTGATGCCCCATCTACATCAAAAAATTCTAGTCAACTGCCATGCCAGTTTCCTGataagtatttaattttcaCTCGAGGGTCAGAGACCTTCACGCCACATCAGATAGGAATCAAGAGAATGAAGTCATTGGAGAAAGTGATTGGAGACAAGGTTCAAGTGATGCCTAATGTGGAAGAAAACTTGCATGGGATGGATCACCAAGGCTACGACACTGTTGATCATGTGATCGATCTCCACGGACATATCATTGGTCTGAGTCTATCGCCAGATGACAG GTACTTGTATGTGAACTGCAGACAATGGCCAAAGAACTACTCCATAGAAAATCCCTTCTACCCTCCTCCTATTGCCCAGGAAATAGACATCCATGTGATTGATctgatgaaaatgaaaagagTGGGCACCATGCATCAAGCACATAAGGCCTATACTTCCAATGATGAGTGCTTCTTTATATTTCTGGATGTATCCAATGAATATGTGGCAAG tggagCAGAGGACAAGCATGGCTATATATGGGATCGCCATTATGGAATCTGCTTAAACAAATTCCCTCACAATGACGTGGTAAACAGCGTAGCATTTAACCCTAGTGACCCAGAAACACTAGTGACGGTTAGTGACGACCAGTCCATCATTTTATGGCGCTCCAGAAACAGAGACAAGCAGATACGGACTCAAGAACTAAGAGGAATGAATAGCATGTGTGCCAACAGCTGA
- the LOC128192766 gene encoding G-protein-signaling modulator 2-like — translation MDSLPIQSKMDCSCMELALEGERQCKAGDCRTGVQFFEAAVQSGTDDLKTLSAIYSQLGNAYFYLQEYGKALEYHKLDLSLARTLGDKVGEAKASGNLGNTLKVLGKFDEAIACCNRHLEISRELEDKVGEARALYNLGNVHHAKGKHTGRCGDQDPGEFPPEVKDSLQKAAEFYEGNLLIVREIGDKAAQGRACGNLGNTNYLLGNFSAAIRYHEERLAIAKEFGDKQAERRAYSNLGNAHIFLGEFDVAAEKYRKTLQIAKLLGDKALEAQACYSLGNTYTLLRDYEKAIEYHMRHLQIAQELSDRVGEGRACWSLGNAHTALGNHEDAMQFANQHLQISKEIGDETGQLTAQMNLADLKQVLGINGNQHMDESDVGISRRPFRRHSMENMELMKLTPDKKGETGGARPKMNKFVKSASVAVEVDREKKDKQMTQEEMSEDSFFDLLSKFQSRRIDDQRCSFKPTAQSEPKLESTENSLKETGSEEFLDMVAGIQSSRMNDQRAELPRYPGLNSQEVITQYLHNQPTEEPDDAFFEMLMRCQGSRIEDQRSAMPPPRPAPTVPDEDFFSLIQKVQSSRLEEQRTTLPKLIPETTGKKKKK, via the exons ATGGATTCCCTTCCTATACAGTCCAAG ATGGACTGTTCATGTATGGAGCTTGCTTTGGAAGGGGAGAGGCAGTGTAAGGCGGGAGACTGTAGAACAGGGGTCCAGTTCTTTGAGGCGGCGGTTCAGTCTGGGACAGACGACCTTAAAACCCTGAGTGCCATATACAGTCAACTCGGGAATGCCTACTTCTATCTTCAGGAATATGGGAAAGCTTTGGAGTACCACAAACTAGATTTGTCTCTGGCACG AACTCTCGGAGATAAAGTCGGTGAAGCCAAAGCCAGTGGAAATCTAGGAAACACTCTCAAAGTTCTGGGCAAATTTGATGAAGCCATTGCTTGTTGTAACCGACATTTGGAGATATCTAGGGAACTGGAGGATAAG GTAGGAGAGGCCAGAGCTTTATACAACCTGGGCAATGTGCACCACGCCAAAGGTAAACACACAGGGAGGTGTGGCGACCAGGACCCAGGGGAATTCCCACCAGAGGTCAAGGACTCTCTCCAAAAGGCAGCAGAATTTTATGA AGGCAATTTGCTAATTGTTCGAGAAATTGGGGATAAAGCTGCCCAGGGTCGAGCTTGTGGCAACTTAGGCAACACAAACTATCTCCTTGGAAACTTCAGTGCTGCCATACGATATCACGAAGAG AGGCTAGCCATAGCAAAAGAATTCGGTGACAAGCAGGCGGAAAGACGAGCTTACAGTAATTTAGGAAACGCACACATCTTCCTGGGAGAATTTGATGTGGCAGCAGAAAAATACAG GAAAACTCTACAGATAGCCAAGCTTCTCGGTGACAAAGCCTTAGAGGCCCAGGCTTGCTACAGTCTAGGGAACACCTATACACTTCTCAGGGACTATGAAAAAGCCATTGAATATCACATGAGACACTTACAGATTGCCCAGGAGCTCAGTGACCGTGTGGGAGAGGGCCGGGCTTGTTGGAGTCTGGGCAACGCCCACACAGCTCTTGGGAATCATGAAGATGCCATGCAGTTTGCTAATCAACATCTACAAATCTCCAAAGAG ATAGGGGATGAGACAGGGCAGCTGACAGCTCAAATGAATCTAGCTGATCTCAAACAGGTGCTTGGAATCAATGGAAATCA ACACATGGACGAGAGTGATGTTGGAATAA GTCGGCGACCATTCAGAAGACACAGCATGGAGAATATGGAGTTAATGAAACTTACTCCAGACAAAAAG GGGGAGACAGGAGGAGCCAGGCCCAAGATGAACAAATTCGTGAAATCTGCCAGTGTAGCAGTAGAAGTAGACAGAGAAAAGAAAGACAAA CAAATGACACAAGAAGAAATGAGTGAAGATTCATTCTTTGACTTGTTAAGCAAGTTTCAGAGTCGTAGAATTGATGATCAGAGGTGTTCATTCAAACCCACAGCTCAATCTGAACCAAAACTTGAGAGCACAGAAAATTCACTTAAAGAAACAG GAAGTGAAGAGTTTCTGGACATGGTGGCAGGTATCCAGAGTTCACGGATGAATGATCAACGAGCGGAACTTCCACGATATCCAGGTCTCAACTCCCAGGAGGTCATCACTCAGTATCTCCACAACCAGCCCACAGAAGAGCCTGATGATGCCTTCTTTGAAATGCTGATGCGTTGTCAG GGAAGCAGAATAGAAGACCAGAGAAGTGCAATGCCACCACCCCGGCCCGCCCCTACAGTTCCAGATGAGGACTTTTTtagtttaattcaaaaagttCAATCCAGTCGCTTGGAAGAGCAAAGAACTACCTTACCTAAACTTATTCCTGAAACAACAGgcaagaagaagaaaaaatag